CGTTGACGCGGCGGAAAACGTCACCAACTCGCGGACGCTGGAACTGCTGGCGAGGGCAGGCTTCGCGGCGAGCGGCATCCTGCACCTGCTGGTCGGCGCAATCGCCATCAGGTTGGCATCTGGAGGTACCGGAAATGCTGATTTCAGCGGCGCGGTGGCCGAGCTCGCCACCCAGCCCGCAGGGCCGTTCCTCCTGTGGGCAAGCTTCGCTGCCTGCGCCGGCCTGGCACTATGGCAAACCAGCGATGCCATCTTTGACTACAACCGCCTGCCCACCAAGGAAAAAGCCGGAAAGAAGGCCAAGGCCGGCGTCCAGGCGCTCGTCTTCACCGGACTCGCCTTGACGCTCATGTCCTTCGCCATGGGAACAGGGTCCGGCGGGGACAACCAAAAAAGCGCCGCAGACCTCACCCTGACCTTGATGAGGGCTCCCGGAGGCGTGGCCCTGCTGGTCCTGCTGGGCGCCGCCATCGCCGTCACCGGAGTCATCTACGGTATCCGCGGCCTGAGGAAATCCTTCGAAAAGCACCTGGTCATGCCGGCTTCCCCGTCAGCCCGGACTGCAGTTACGGTGCTTGGCGTCACGGGGTACGTGGCCAAGGGCACGGTGCTGCTGCTGGCAGGCCTGCTGATCGCGGTGGCCACCCTCCAGGCCCATCCGGAAGACTCCACGGGACTCGACGGCGGGCTCCGCGCCCTCCGTGACCAGCCCTTCGGCGTCTACCTCCTGGCCGCTGTGGGGGCGGGCCTGATCTGTTACGGCGTCTTCATGGTAGTTCGCGCCAAACTGGGCAAATTGAACAACTAGCCTGTTTGACGGTTGCGGGGGGCTCCCCCCAGGGCCGGCACGTCAGGGGACGGTGATCACGGCCACGGCGCGTTCGGTGGCATCGCGCAGTTCAACGCTTGCGATGCTCCCCAGCTGGAGCGGCGTGGCCCCGGTGACCTTGACCCTGCCGCTGGGAGTCGCCGTCCAGGCGCACGCCCGGTCCTCGCCGCCGTCGCGGTCCCGTACCCACAGGGACAGCGTCCCCTCGGCCGGGAGGCTGCTGCCGTTCACGGCAAGCTCTGTTCCCCAGGTCTTCCGGGCGAGGTCCACCCTGAACTGGAGGCCGCCGCCCGACTGCACCGAGTAGGTGGCGTCCGGCTGCGGGGGCCGGACCAAGAGCGGACCGCCCGCCAGGCCCAAGGCAAGGCACGCGGCGGCTGCGGCGGCTGCCAGCGCCGTCCACCGCCGTCGTAATGTCCGACGGCGGTGCGCCAGTTTGCGCAGCAGCGGCACCGGATCTGGGAACGGCGCCGGATCAGGCTGTCTCCGCGGCTCAGCCGTGAGCACCGCGGCGTCCGGCACGGGGAGGGCGTCGAGCAGCATGGGAATCTTCTCCAGGCCCGCAAGTTCATCGCGGCACTTCCCGCACTCCTGCAGGTGGGCCTCGAACGTTTCGAGGTCCTTGGCGTCCAGGCCGCCCAGGAGGTAGGCGCCCAGCAGCTGGTGCGGTTCCGCGGTGTTCACCGTTCCACCCCCATCTCGTCCAGGATGGTGCGCAACGCCCGCACGGCATAATAGGCGCGCGATTTGACCGTTCCGCTGGGGATGTTGAGCTGGACGGCGGCCTCGTTCACGGTGAAGCGCCGGTAGTGCAGGGCCACCAGGACGTCCCGGTGTTCCTTGCTCAGCCGGACCAGGGCCTCCTCGACCAGCACGCGGTTGAGGAGCTCGTCCACTTTCTCCATGACTGCTGCGGGCTCGGAGACGTCGCCTTCCAGCATTTCAGCCGGACGGCGCTGCGCCCTGCGGTAGTTGTCGATCATGATGTTCCGGGCCGTCCGGTACAGGTAGCTGCGCAGGCTCCCGGTGATCTCAGGCGTTTGCTGCCAGACGCGCAGCACGGTTTCCTGGACCACGTCCTCGGCGAGCTGCGGATCCCGGGAAACGCCCAGCACAAAGCGGCGCAGGGCAGGGCCGTGGTCGCGGTAGATGGACTTCACCACGTCCTCATCAAGCGGCACGCCGTCCCTCCTGCCGGGGTTCACCCACAGTTCTTTTATACGCCCGTAAAGACGCCGTGGTCCGGCGGAAGGTTCAATGCGCGGCGGGCGTGAACCAAACCCCGTCCCGGTGCGTCGTAAGGATTAGCGTCCGGTGATCCGACGCCGGGCCCAGCCAAGGAGCAACCCCATGAAACGCAACGTGGGCGCAGGCCTCGCCGCCCTGGCCCTTTCCGCGGCGCTGGCCGCCTGCGGCGGCAGCACCGGAACCGCACCGGCCACCACCGGTCCGGCGGCCACCAGTTCGGCAGCCACGGCGGGTCCGCCCGCCGCTTCTGCAAGCGCCAGTGCCGCCGTCGAGCTCAAGACAGCCTCCTCAACCGCGGGGGCCATCGTTGTGGATGCCAAGGGCATGAGCGTCTACTTCTTCACGAAGGATGTCAAGGACTCCGGAACCAGCGCCTGCACGGACGCCTGCCTTGCAGCCTGGCCGCCGGTCACCACCACGTCGGAACGGCCGTCCGCGGACGGCGTCAGCGGGGCGCTGGGCACCATCGCGACGCCGGACGGGAAGAAGCAGGTAACACTGGCGGGACTGCCGCTGTACTACTTCGCCAAGGACGCCAAGCCCGGCGACATCCTGGGCCAGGGCGTCAACAACGTCTGGTACCTGGCCAGCCCGTCAGGCGCCATGGTCAAGGCAGGCGGAGCAGCCTACTGAAAAGCGGGTTTAGGGCACCGGGACCGTGGGCAGTGTTCCGGGCAGCGTAATGTCCGACGGCCCGGGGACGGGGACCGGGGGGCGGCCGAGGCCTTCCGCAAGGTCGTCGGGAACGGCGGCGGGCAGCGTGCCCGATGCCGGTAGGTCGGCGGCGTTGCCCGGAGAGGCCTGGCCGGGGGCGGTTTCCGGTACTCCGGGCCCGTCGGAAGGCACAGCCGGGAGTCCGCCGGCCGGCACCGGATCCGGGCCGGGGGCTGGTACGGCCGGGGCAGTTGCCGGGCCGGCTGGATTCGCCGGGAGGGGCGCGGCGGGTTCGTCGGCCTGGTTGCCGGCAGGTGCTCCCCCGGAGCCGGTCATGAATGAGGTGATGCTGTGGCCCAGTTGGGTGAAGGACTCGCGGATCCCCTGGTCCGACGCCGCCGCAACAGCGCCGCCGGCACTCAGCGAGAGCGCCACGGACAGCGTGGTGAGCGCGACGCGCCGCTTGGCCCTGCGGCGTGCCGCCAGCTCGTCCGCGCGAGGGACGTCATCAAGGGTTGCGGCCGGTTGAGGGGCAGCAGCCACGGCCGGCATCATCAGCGCAGCGACCGCGGCGGAGGGCGCGGGAGTGGCGTCCGCGAGCGCACGAAGCTCCAGCAGCGCAGGGCGGAGCCGGGCGTCGTCGTCCATGCCTGCCTCGAGGAGCAGCTGGTTTACGAACGAGTCGCTGCGGGATGCTGCGGTGTCACTCATGATTGCCCTGGTTTCGTTGAAGCGTCTGTGCCTTGAGGTTGTGCAGGGCCCTGCGCTGGAGCTGCTTGACGGCTCCGGTGCTCTTGCCCATGATGCCGGCCACCTGTTCTATGGACAGGTCGGCCACTACGCGGAGGGCCAGGACTTCCTGGTGTTCATCGCTGAGTCCGTCCAGCATTGCGGCGGCGCCGCCATGAAGTTCAACGGCGTGTTCTTCTGCCGACGGCGTGGTCCTGGCGTCCAGCTCGGGATCGTAGGGGCTCAGCTGGGGCCTGCGCTCCAGCCGGCGGTAATAATCAACCATCCGCGCATGTGCCATGGAAAAAAGCAGTGACTTGGCGCCTTGAAGACCGCCCGTGAGATCGCCGATTTTCGGGTAGAAGGCAAGGAAGACGTCCTGGGTGACCGCCTCCGGATCATCCACCCCGCGCGCCCGGAGGTACCCCTGGACGGGGCCGGCGAAGGACCGGTAGGCAGCACCGAACAGCACAGCCGGATCTGTTCCGGCCGTACCCTCGAGTATGTCGGTCTCTTCTTGGGCCAAAGTGCTTAGCACCAGCGGCTCCTCCATCCCGGGACGCGGCTCATGCCTGTCCCGGTCTCGGGTTCGGACTGCCAGTCTCCATGGTGTTGCGTGCCGTCATTCGGCATCTGGTCCGGGCACGTTGCCGCACGTGCGGCTGGCGTTCGTGCAGACCCGGACTGCCGTACTGCGGGAACGGAGCCACTGCCGTTCCCGCAGTACAGACTACCGACTCGCGGTTAGCGGACCGAAACGGAGGGGGTGTCCACTACGCTGCCGGCTTCGGCGGGGACAGCCGGAACGGCGGGAACGGCGGGTTCGCCGTCGACACCGGGAACGGCGGGAACTGCCGGAACAGCAGGCGCTTCGGGAAGTTCAACATCAACAGCTGCGGACCCTGTAGCGGCGGCGCCGGCCTCGGCGGCGGCGTGAGCCTCGGCAACGACGTCGGCGCAGAAGCTTTCGATGTTTGCCTCGCCTTCAGCGGCGATCACCAGCGAGGAGAAGCCCTCGGAGGAAGCGTTGAGGCCGCCGTTGGTGAAGGCGGTGCACAGGCCGAAGGCTGCGGCGCCGGTTGCATCAACGGCAGTGTTGGCACCAGCGGAGGCGGAGGCCTGGGCGGAAGCGTTGTCGCCGGTAACGGTGGCGTCGCCTGCGGCTGCAGCGTCGGCGTCAGCGTCTGCGGAAGCGTCGGTGCCGGCAGCGGCGTCGGCAGTTGCCTGCGCGTCGCCTGCTGCTTCTGCTGCCAGCTTCGGGGCCGGTGCGCCGAAAAGGTCGTGGGCGGTCTGCTGCGCCTCGGCGGGGAGGACACCGGAAACGGCGGCGGCGCCGGTTCCGCCGACGGCAATGGTGCCTGCTGCCAGGACTCCGGCGGCTACTTTGCTGGTGGCAAGAACGGTGAACAACGACATAAGACACTCCAGAAACTAGACAACAGGTTTGATTCGGGCCCGGCGGGCGGACCCATCACCTCCTACATCGCAGGGGACGGCGGAAAGGTTACGGGTAGCCAAAAAATCTTTTCGCGGCCTCCTGCAGGAGGCTGCAGGGCGGCCGGGACCGGCAGCGCTACGATCGACCCATGCCTACGGATCCGGAACCAACAAAGAAGGCCAGCACCTGGCAAACAATGGTGGACAGCAATAAGTCGCTGCTTCTGCGGAAGACAGGCAAGGACACAGCTCACTGGGCAGGGCAGGCCCGCGCCGCCGGCATCAAGGACGACGGCGAGCTCCGCACCTGGATGCGGGACGGCTTCGGGGTGACGGGTTACGCCCGGTATGCAGTGTCTTGGGAAATGTTCGGATACCCGGAGTTCATGCTCCGGGACGCCGATGAACTGATCGACGGGCAGTACGCCAACCACCCCCAGTTAAGGCCCATCGCGGACGCCATCCTGGGCTGGGCGTCCGCCACCGAAGGCGTTCAGATCCAGATGCGGAAGGGCTACGTCTCACTGCACAGCCCGCGGCGCAAGTTTGCCCAGGTTACCCGCACCACCAATACGGCCGTGGATGTCACCCTCCGGCTCAACGCCCCTGCTGAAGGCAGGATCGAGGCAGCCAGGACCCGGGCGGACGATCCCTTCACCCGGAAGGTGCGCCTGACATCCGTGGACCAGGTGGACGACGAACTGCTGGACATCCTGGTGGCCGCTTTGGAGCAGAACAGCTGACCGGCTAAGGGCCCGGACCCGGGCACGCCTGGGACATGGCGGCCCGGGCCATCAAATGCCCGGCCAACAATGCCCCTAGGCGTTGGCCATCTCCGTGTCGGCTTCCTCGAACTCCACCGCGGCCACGATCTCCCGGGTTTCCGGGTTGATCATGAAGGCCTCGTCCTCCTCCTCCACCATGAGGAAGTCGCCGTGATCGGTGGAGAAGTGCCACGCAAGGACCCGCTCGCCGTCGTGGACGTAGTTGGGGTCGCCCATGGTGATCTTGAGGAGCTCATACCCCGCGATGCTGCAGAGCTCGCGGATGATGAGCTCAAAGTCGGGGGCCTCCTCCAGCGCTTCGGCTTCGGCCTGGGCCTTGCGCTCGGGCAGGTCGGTGATCATCGACACCAGCCGCTCGATGTACGCCCCGACCTCTTCGTCGTCAAGCACCAGCAGTTCAGCCTGGCCGCGCAGCCAGGCGGCGTTGAGCGCGGTGATGTTTTCGCTCTCCAGCAGCTCCTCGAACTCGCCGTCGAGCTCCTCCATCCGGAGGACGCCGTCGGGCGTGTCCTCCGTATCATCCAGGCCGCCGTCGAGGTAGTGCTCCTCGTCTTCTTCGGACAGGTCGTCGAACGCCTCAACTGCCCTGTTGAAGAGGTCAAGGTGGGCAGCGGCGCCCATGCCCGCCATGCCTTCGCGGATCAGCGTGTCAGTTTCGGACCTGTCGACTGCGGTGAACACGTACTGCGCGAAACCGCCCTCCAGGGCCTGGGTGAGGTAGAAGTCCACGTAGTAGCTGCGGACGGCCACGGGTGACATCTCTTCGGTCCGGAGCAGGGCGGTGTGCATGGCATCCACGATGCTGACGTTGGCCTCGACGACGTCCTCGTCGCTTGAGTCGATGCTGCTGCTGGTCAGGACGACGGGCTGCTGGCTGGTGATCATGGCAATCCTCACTGCTGTTGACGGGTGGTGCAGGGTACGTTTTCACGCTACGTCGGGCGGGCCGACGCGTTGCTGAGGAAGAAATGAACGTCGGGCGAAGTTTGCGGGGCGGAGAAGTTTCCGGCTCCGGGGACAGCCGGGGCCAGGCGCGAGCCGCGGGAACGGCGGCACGCCACGCCCGGCCGGCGAACTAAGATGGATCAGATAACCACCCACCGGCCGCGGCCCCCCGCGGCCTGCTGAAAGTAGCGCGCACCATTCCATCCCAACCGGACGAAAGTACGGCACTGGCAATACAGACCCCCGCCATCAACGACCGTTCCCTGGCGGCCGGGCTGGCGTATGCCATGGGCAGCCGCGTCTCGGGCATCTCGTTCGACGCCGCCACCGGGCTCATGCTGGGCAAGGTCCGCGGCGGGGCGGATGTGCCCTACTCCACCACTGCCAAGCTGGTCCGCAAGGCAGGCGGCTGGAGCTGCACCGTGGGCGTGTGCAGCTGCCCGGTCCGCAAGGACTGCAAGCACGTGGCCGCGCTGCTTTTCGCCGCCGAGGACAACCCCGCCATCCGCGTGCAGCTGCTGGCGCCGTCAACGTCCACACAGCTGTCCCGCAGCCCGTCCGCTCCCGCCCTGTCCGACTGGGAGCAGGCGCTCAGCCCGCTGATCTCGCAGGGAACCACTCCCTCAAGCGCCGGCGTTCCGCTGGCGCTGCAGTTCGAGATCGAAGAGCCAGCCCCGCATTTCTCCTACACCGGCCGGCGGGATCCGCTCCGCAGCGTGCGCCAGCTCAAGGCCCGGCCGGTGATCATGGGCGCCAAGGGCAAGTGGATCCGCGGCGACGTCTCCTGGACCACCCTGAACTACCTGAACTTCCGGCGCGAGTGCAACCCGGCGCACGTGGAGTGGATGCAGGAGTTCCTGGCCAGCCATTCCGCCGCTGCCGGCCGGACGTACAACCCCTCCGGCTTCTGGCTCAGCCTGAACTCCTACGCCGGCAAGAATCTGTGGAGCCTGCTGGCAGACGCCCGCAAAGTGGGCCTCGCCCTGGTGCATTCCCGCGGCACTGAACCGGTGCGGCTCGCTGAAGCCCCTGCCGCCGTCGGCCTTAATCTGGGCCGCTACGGCTCCCCGGCCACGGAACCTTCCGCCGGTGCCGCCGCAGGTTCCCAGGGCACCACAGCCGCCGACGGCGGGCTGGAGCTGGTGCCCACCATCACCGTGGAGGGGGCCGAGGTTGATCCGGCGTCCGTGGGGACCATCGGCCGGCCCGCCCACGGAATCTTCTTCACCGCCGGAGAAGCGTCGTTGCCCGGCGTCCCCGACCCCGACGGGATCATCACCCTTGCACCGCTGGAAAGCGGACTGAGCGAGGAGCTGCTGGCGTTCGTGACGGCCGGCAGCACCCTGCACATCCCGGCCAAGGACGAATCGCGCTTCCTGACCGGTTTTTATCCGAAGCTGAAACAGACTGCCCGGGTCACTGCCCGGGACGAGTCCGTCGAGCTGCCGGCGCTGGCTGTCCCCACCCTGTCCCTGCTGGCAAACTACGGCGCGGACCACCGGGTGCGGCTGCACTGGGAGTGGCACTACAAAACGGGAACCCTTGTCACCGCCCAGCCCCTCTGGCGCCACCCCGGGGACCATGGATACCGCGACGACACCGCCGAGGCACGCATCCTGGAAGGCATCGGCCAGCCGTGGGACATGGTGCCGGCGCTGGGTGAGTCCGCCGCCGGCGGCTGGGGCACCCCCCGGCTCGCGGCCTCCGCCGAGCTGAAGGGCCTGGACACCCTGGCCTTCACCGAGGAGGTCCTGCCGCGCCTGCGCGAGGCGCCCGACGTCGAGGTGGACACCGTGGGCGACATCGCCGACTACCGCGAGGCCGAGGAAGCTCCGGTGGTGTCCATCTCCACCAGGGCCACCGAGCAGCGCGACTGGTTCGACCTCGGCATCCAGATCTCGCTGGAAGGCCAGCCGGTGTCCTTCGCCGCGGTGTTCTCAGCACTGGCCGCCGGGCAGACCAAAATGCTGCTACCCAGTGGCGCCTATTTCTCCCTGGACCTGCCCGAGCTGCACCAGCTGCGCGCGCTCATCGAGGAAGCCCGCTCGCTGCAGGACAACAAGGATGCGCCGCTGCAGATCAGCCGCTTCCAGGCCGGCCTCTGGGATGAGCTGGCCCAGCTGGGGGTGGTGGACGAGCAGGCGGCCGCGTGGCGGTCCGCGGTGGGCGGCCTGCTGGAGGGCGGCATGGACGGCCTGCCGCTCCCCGCCACCCTCAACGCGGAGCTGCGCCCGTACCAGCTGGAGGGCTTCAACTGGCTCACCTTCCTGTACCGGCACAGCCTGGGCGGCATCCTCGCTGATGACATGGGCCTCGGCAAGACCGTGCAGGCGCTGGCCCTGATGTGCGCCGCCAAGGAGCTGGCGCTGGCGGCAGCTGATTCAGCGTCCGACGCCGGCGCTCCCTTTTTGGTGGTTGCGCCCACCAGTGTGGTGGGCAACTGGGCCGCGGAGGCGGCGCGCTTTGCGCCCGGCCTGAAGGTGCATGCCGTCAGCGAGACGTTCGGAAAGAGCGGCCAGGACGCCGCGGAGGTCCTGGCCGGGGCGGACATCGTGATCACGTCCTACGCCCTGTTCCGGATCGATTACGAGGCCTACGCTTCACGCACGTGGTCCGGCCTGGTGCTGGACGAGGCGCAGTTCGTGAAGAACCACCAGTCCAAGGCGTACCAATGCGCCCGCAAACTGCCGGCGGCGTTCAAGCTGGCCATCACGGGCACGCCCCTGGAAAACAACCTCATGGAGTTCTGGGCCCTGACGTCGATTGTTGCACCGGGGCTGTTTTCCAGCCCCAAGCGCTTCGCCGAGTACTACCAGAAGCCGGTGGAAAAGAACGGTGACAAGGGGCAGCTGGACAAGCTCCGCCGCCGGGTCCGTCCGCTCATGATGCGCCGCACCAAGGACCAGGTGATCAAGGACCTGCCGCCCAAGCAGGAGCAGATCCTGGAAGTGGTGCTGAACCCGCGCCACCAGAAGGTGTACCAGACCCACCTGCAGCGCGAACGGCAGAAGATCCTGGGGCTGATCGAGGACGTGAACAAGAACCGGTTCACCATCTTCCAGTCGCTGACCCTGCTGCGCCAGCTGAGCCTGGACGCCTCGCTGATTGACCCGTCGCTCTCCGGCGTGCGCTCAAGCAAGCTGGACGTGCTGTTCGAGCAGCTGGAGGACCTGGTGGCGGAGGGCCACCGCGCCCTCATTTTCAGCCAGTTCACCGGCTTCCTGGGCAAGGTGCGGGAGCGCCTGGACGAGGAAAAGATCGAGTACTGCTACCTCGACGGCGGCACCCGCAACCGTGCGGACGTGGTCAACGAGTTCAAGAACGGCAGCGCGCCGGTGTTCCTGATCTCGCTGAAGGCCGGCGGGTTTGGGCTCAACCTCACGGAGGCGGATTACGTGTTCCTGCTGGATCCCTGGTGGAACCCGGCCTCGGAGGCGCAGGCCGTGGACCGGACCCACCGGATCGGGCAGGCCCGGAACGTGATGGTCTACCGGCTCGTGGCCAAGGACACCATCGAGGAAAAGGTCATGGCCCTGAAGGCCCGGAAGTCGCAGCTGTTTTCGGATGTCATGGAAGGTGACGCCCTTGCGGGCGGAGCCATTACTGCGGAAGACCTTGCCGGCCTGTTCAAGGAGTAGCGGCGAAGGCGGGGCTTCGTGCCCTACGTACGGTTCAGGGCTGCGCTTCAACCCTGAAACCGGCAGAGCGGCCGGGCGCTGCCGGCTTCCCGATTGCGATCTGCACCGCTGTGGGAGGCTCCCCGGATCGGTGTTCCTGGGAGTGGCAAAAGGGCCAGGCCCCCGGAACTATAAGCCAGCTGCTGCTGGCACCGGTCCGGAGGCTGGCCCTCTGCCTGACTCGTCATCCGGATGGCATGCAGCCGGACTTCTTGGGTATCCCTACACGCGCTGCGGAGAGCCCAGCTCCACCGGATCCTCATCCGTAAGGTACGCGAGCTCGGAGTGTGCTGCGAGGTCGATGCCGCGCATCTCGTCCTCGGGATTGATCCGCAGGCCAATCGTCTTGTCCAGGATCTTTGCGAGGACCCAGGTGATGCCGAACGAGTAAACCAGCACCGTCACAGTGGCGAGGGCCTGGACACCGAGCAGTTCCACGCCGCCGCCGTAGAAGAGTCCGCTGACTGCGTTCGGTGCTGCGTCGGTGGCGAAGAGGCCGATCAGCAGGGTGCCAAGGATGCCGCCCACAAGGTGGACGCCAACAACGTCGAGCGAGTCGTCGTAGCCGAGGCGGTACTTCAGTTCAATGGCCAGCGAGCATACGGCCCCGGCGATCGCCCCGATGGCCAGGGCGCCCAGCGGGCTTACTGAGCCGCAGGCGGGGGTGATGGCCACGAGCGCTGAGATCAGGCCGGACGCTGCACCCATGCTGGTGGCTGCCCCGCGGCGGAGCCGTTCCACCAGGGACCAGGCCAGGAGGCCTGCCGCGGCAGCTACGGCGGTGTTGAGGAAAACCACCGACGCCGACTGGCCGGCGGACAACGCGGAGCCGGCGTTGAAGCCGAACCAGCCCACCCAGAGGAGGCCTGCGCCCACCAGCACCAGCGGGCGGCTGTGCGGCTTTGCATGCTCCACTTTCGGCCAGCCGGAGCTCTTGCCGAGCACCAGGGCCAGCGCCAGGGCTGCCGCGCCGGCATTCATGTGCACGGCGGTTCCGCCGGCGAA
The Arthrobacter sp. PGP41 genome window above contains:
- a CDS encoding DUF1206 domain-containing protein, which translates into the protein MHKGTAIKKEMKQAVDAAENVTNSRTLELLARAGFAASGILHLLVGAIAIRLASGGTGNADFSGAVAELATQPAGPFLLWASFAACAGLALWQTSDAIFDYNRLPTKEKAGKKAKAGVQALVFTGLALTLMSFAMGTGSGGDNQKSAADLTLTLMRAPGGVALLVLLGAAIAVTGVIYGIRGLRKSFEKHLVMPASPSARTAVTVLGVTGYVAKGTVLLLAGLLIAVATLQAHPEDSTGLDGGLRALRDQPFGVYLLAAVGAGLICYGVFMVVRAKLGKLNN
- a CDS encoding zf-HC2 domain-containing protein — its product is MNTAEPHQLLGAYLLGGLDAKDLETFEAHLQECGKCRDELAGLEKIPMLLDALPVPDAAVLTAEPRRQPDPAPFPDPVPLLRKLAHRRRTLRRRWTALAAAAAAACLALGLAGGPLLVRPPQPDATYSVQSGGGLQFRVDLARKTWGTELAVNGSSLPAEGTLSLWVRDRDGGEDRACAWTATPSGRVKVTGATPLQLGSIASVELRDATERAVAVITVP
- a CDS encoding sigma-70 family RNA polymerase sigma factor, giving the protein MPLDEDVVKSIYRDHGPALRRFVLGVSRDPQLAEDVVQETVLRVWQQTPEITGSLRSYLYRTARNIMIDNYRRAQRRPAEMLEGDVSEPAAVMEKVDELLNRVLVEEALVRLSKEHRDVLVALHYRRFTVNEAAVQLNIPSGTVKSRAYYAVRALRTILDEMGVER
- a CDS encoding COG4315 family predicted lipoprotein, with translation MKRNVGAGLAALALSAALAACGGSTGTAPATTGPAATSSAATAGPPAASASASAAVELKTASSTAGAIVVDAKGMSVYFFTKDVKDSGTSACTDACLAAWPPVTTTSERPSADGVSGALGTIATPDGKKQVTLAGLPLYYFAKDAKPGDILGQGVNNVWYLASPSGAMVKAGGAAY
- a CDS encoding RNA polymerase sigma factor; this encodes MEEPLVLSTLAQEETDILEGTAGTDPAVLFGAAYRSFAGPVQGYLRARGVDDPEAVTQDVFLAFYPKIGDLTGGLQGAKSLLFSMAHARMVDYYRRLERRPQLSPYDPELDARTTPSAEEHAVELHGGAAAMLDGLSDEHQEVLALRVVADLSIEQVAGIMGKSTGAVKQLQRRALHNLKAQTLQRNQGNHE
- a CDS encoding protein tyrosine phosphatase encodes the protein MSLFTVLATSKVAAGVLAAGTIAVGGTGAAAVSGVLPAEAQQTAHDLFGAPAPKLAAEAAGDAQATADAAAGTDASADADADAAAAGDATVTGDNASAQASASAGANTAVDATGAAAFGLCTAFTNGGLNASSEGFSSLVIAAEGEANIESFCADVVAEAHAAAEAGAAATGSAAVDVELPEAPAVPAVPAVPGVDGEPAVPAVPAVPAEAGSVVDTPSVSVR
- a CDS encoding DUF5655 domain-containing protein, which translates into the protein MPTDPEPTKKASTWQTMVDSNKSLLLRKTGKDTAHWAGQARAAGIKDDGELRTWMRDGFGVTGYARYAVSWEMFGYPEFMLRDADELIDGQYANHPQLRPIADAILGWASATEGVQIQMRKGYVSLHSPRRKFAQVTRTTNTAVDVTLRLNAPAEGRIEAARTRADDPFTRKVRLTSVDQVDDELLDILVAALEQNS
- a CDS encoding DMP19 family protein; this translates as MITSQQPVVLTSSSIDSSDEDVVEANVSIVDAMHTALLRTEEMSPVAVRSYYVDFYLTQALEGGFAQYVFTAVDRSETDTLIREGMAGMGAAAHLDLFNRAVEAFDDLSEEDEEHYLDGGLDDTEDTPDGVLRMEELDGEFEELLESENITALNAAWLRGQAELLVLDDEEVGAYIERLVSMITDLPERKAQAEAEALEEAPDFELIIRELCSIAGYELLKITMGDPNYVHDGERVLAWHFSTDHGDFLMVEEEDEAFMINPETREIVAAVEFEEADTEMANA
- a CDS encoding DEAD/DEAH box helicase; protein product: MPSQPDESTALAIQTPAINDRSLAAGLAYAMGSRVSGISFDAATGLMLGKVRGGADVPYSTTAKLVRKAGGWSCTVGVCSCPVRKDCKHVAALLFAAEDNPAIRVQLLAPSTSTQLSRSPSAPALSDWEQALSPLISQGTTPSSAGVPLALQFEIEEPAPHFSYTGRRDPLRSVRQLKARPVIMGAKGKWIRGDVSWTTLNYLNFRRECNPAHVEWMQEFLASHSAAAGRTYNPSGFWLSLNSYAGKNLWSLLADARKVGLALVHSRGTEPVRLAEAPAAVGLNLGRYGSPATEPSAGAAAGSQGTTAADGGLELVPTITVEGAEVDPASVGTIGRPAHGIFFTAGEASLPGVPDPDGIITLAPLESGLSEELLAFVTAGSTLHIPAKDESRFLTGFYPKLKQTARVTARDESVELPALAVPTLSLLANYGADHRVRLHWEWHYKTGTLVTAQPLWRHPGDHGYRDDTAEARILEGIGQPWDMVPALGESAAGGWGTPRLAASAELKGLDTLAFTEEVLPRLREAPDVEVDTVGDIADYREAEEAPVVSISTRATEQRDWFDLGIQISLEGQPVSFAAVFSALAAGQTKMLLPSGAYFSLDLPELHQLRALIEEARSLQDNKDAPLQISRFQAGLWDELAQLGVVDEQAAAWRSAVGGLLEGGMDGLPLPATLNAELRPYQLEGFNWLTFLYRHSLGGILADDMGLGKTVQALALMCAAKELALAAADSASDAGAPFLVVAPTSVVGNWAAEAARFAPGLKVHAVSETFGKSGQDAAEVLAGADIVITSYALFRIDYEAYASRTWSGLVLDEAQFVKNHQSKAYQCARKLPAAFKLAITGTPLENNLMEFWALTSIVAPGLFSSPKRFAEYYQKPVEKNGDKGQLDKLRRRVRPLMMRRTKDQVIKDLPPKQEQILEVVLNPRHQKVYQTHLQRERQKILGLIEDVNKNRFTIFQSLTLLRQLSLDASLIDPSLSGVRSSKLDVLFEQLEDLVAEGHRALIFSQFTGFLGKVRERLDEEKIEYCYLDGGTRNRADVVNEFKNGSAPVFLISLKAGGFGLNLTEADYVFLLDPWWNPASEAQAVDRTHRIGQARNVMVYRLVAKDTIEEKVMALKARKSQLFSDVMEGDALAGGAITAEDLAGLFKE
- a CDS encoding ammonium transporter — protein: MDSGNVAWILASSALVCMMIPALALFYGGMVGSRRILNMMMMCFGGASLVAVLWALFGYSMAFGNSVGGLGLIGDVTEFPGMGQLLAADEEASIPVILFAAFQLFFACVTTALVAGAAAGRMKFGAWMLFAGIWATIVYFPIAHWVFAFTSADGSVTGGWIASGIKAIDFAGGTAVHMNAGAAALALALVLGKSSGWPKVEHAKPHSRPLVLVGAGLLWVGWFGFNAGSALSAGQSASVVFLNTAVAAAAGLLAWSLVERLRRGAATSMGAASGLISALVAITPACGSVSPLGALAIGAIAGAVCSLAIELKYRLGYDDSLDVVGVHLVGGILGTLLIGLFATDAAPNAVSGLFYGGGVELLGVQALATVTVLVYSFGITWVLAKILDKTIGLRINPEDEMRGIDLAAHSELAYLTDEDPVELGSPQRV